In Microvenator marinus, one genomic interval encodes:
- a CDS encoding MBL fold metallo-hydrolase gives MLKAKTTKWRVLRRILFALIGLAIVVVGLGILAAWVPMGTAPSGEFKARVTASSNYEDGGFVNKQPMWNDYTGWITSLGDVSDHLEPESPIPVFDRTAEVLSQPPQSLRVTWLGHSTMLFEMDGIRVLTDPIWGESPFPITWLGPQRWYAPPISLEELGSVDAVLISHDHYDHLDHPTIVAMASWDTKFITPLGVGAHLAYWGVPTEKIVELDWWEETKVGSLRVVATPSRHASGRHVLDQNRTLWASYAIIGQKHRLMFSGDTGYFDDMKTIGDKYGPFDLVMIEVGAYHKTWPDWHIGPEQAIEAHRIMRGKLFLPIHWGLFNLALHGWTEPAERTLAAAQKAAVPVVMPIPGEPFELSNTPKLRKWWPEVPWQSADEHPIVSTKDGTPENRYKWEH, from the coding sequence ATGTTGAAGGCAAAAACGACCAAATGGCGAGTCCTCCGCCGTATTCTATTCGCCCTGATTGGGCTTGCGATCGTCGTCGTTGGCCTCGGAATCCTTGCGGCCTGGGTTCCTATGGGCACTGCGCCGAGCGGCGAATTCAAAGCGCGAGTAACAGCTTCCTCAAACTACGAAGATGGCGGCTTCGTGAACAAACAGCCCATGTGGAACGACTACACGGGCTGGATAACTTCCCTCGGCGACGTCAGCGATCATCTGGAACCCGAGTCCCCAATTCCCGTCTTCGATCGCACGGCGGAAGTCCTAAGTCAGCCGCCCCAAAGTTTGCGTGTCACCTGGCTTGGCCACTCGACGATGCTCTTTGAAATGGACGGCATAAGAGTCCTCACAGATCCAATCTGGGGTGAAAGCCCCTTTCCCATCACGTGGCTCGGCCCGCAGCGTTGGTACGCCCCACCCATTTCGCTGGAGGAGCTGGGAAGCGTAGATGCCGTTCTTATCTCTCACGACCACTATGACCACCTCGACCACCCGACCATCGTTGCGATGGCCTCTTGGGACACCAAATTCATCACGCCACTCGGTGTGGGAGCTCATCTCGCGTATTGGGGCGTGCCCACCGAGAAAATCGTAGAACTCGACTGGTGGGAAGAGACCAAGGTTGGAAGTCTGCGGGTCGTCGCGACACCCTCGCGGCACGCTTCGGGCCGACACGTTCTCGACCAAAATCGCACGTTGTGGGCGAGCTATGCCATCATTGGTCAGAAACATCGTCTCATGTTTTCGGGTGACACGGGCTACTTCGACGACATGAAGACCATTGGGGACAAGTACGGGCCATTCGACCTCGTCATGATCGAGGTTGGAGCCTATCATAAAACCTGGCCGGACTGGCATATCGGCCCCGAACAAGCCATCGAGGCCCACCGAATCATGCGCGGAAAACTCTTCCTGCCGATTCACTGGGGCCTCTTCAACCTCGCCCTCCATGGGTGGACGGAGCCTGCTGAACGAACGCTAGCCGCCGCGCAAAAGGCAGCCGTACCCGTTGTCATGCCAATCCCGGGTGAGCCCTTCGAACTCTCGAATACCCCAAAACTCAGAAAATGGTGGCCAGAGGTACCGTGGCAGTCGGCGGACGAACATCCCATCGTCTCAACGAAGGATGGAACTCCGGAAAACCGCTACAAGTGGGAACACTAG
- the arsH gene encoding arsenical resistance protein ArsH, translating to MAPILKKPTFPEIQLRADPPKILVLYGSLRERAYSRLLAEEAGRILEGLGCDVRFFNPEGLPVKGPGLEDHPKVQELRELSQWSEGQVWSCPEMHGTITGVFKNQIDWIPLSIGAVRPTQGRTLAVMQVSGGSQSFNVVNTLRVLGRWMRMLTIPNQSSVPKAYQEFHEDGRMKDSAYRDRVVDVMEELYKFTILTRDMKDFLVDRYSERREALNKELLDPENPKHQIGKEI from the coding sequence ATGGCGCCGATCTTGAAAAAGCCGACTTTCCCAGAGATTCAACTGCGCGCGGATCCTCCAAAGATTTTAGTGCTCTACGGTTCGTTGCGGGAGCGCGCCTATAGCCGCCTGCTCGCTGAGGAAGCGGGGCGAATCTTAGAAGGGCTTGGGTGTGATGTGCGCTTTTTCAACCCGGAAGGCCTTCCAGTGAAAGGGCCTGGCCTTGAGGACCACCCGAAAGTCCAGGAATTGCGGGAGCTTTCGCAGTGGTCCGAAGGGCAAGTTTGGTCGTGTCCGGAGATGCACGGAACCATCACCGGCGTATTCAAGAATCAAATCGATTGGATTCCGCTTTCAATTGGCGCCGTGAGGCCTACGCAGGGAAGGACTCTGGCGGTGATGCAGGTCAGTGGCGGGTCGCAGTCTTTTAATGTGGTGAACACACTGCGAGTGCTCGGGCGCTGGATGCGAATGCTGACGATTCCCAACCAATCCTCGGTGCCGAAGGCTTATCAAGAGTTTCATGAGGATGGACGCATGAAGGACTCCGCCTACCGAGACCGCGTGGTCGACGTCATGGAAGAGCTCTACAAGTTCACGATTTTAACTCGCGATATGAAGGACTTTTTGGTGGATCGCTATAGCGAGCGGCGTGAAGCTCTCAACAAAGAATTGTTAGATCCGGAGAATCCCAAACATCAAATAGGCAAGGAAATCTAG
- a CDS encoding arsenate reductase ArsC, with the protein MEEFRSVLFLCVANSARSQMAEGLARHIFGPEVEVQSAGSAPSRVNPYAIKAMAELGIDITKQRSKSVRSIDPEGVDLVITLCAEEVCPVFLSSAPRLHWPLSDPDRKHEELSDEERLEHFRVARDEIASRLRELVSTRDEDSK; encoded by the coding sequence ATGGAAGAATTTAGGTCAGTACTTTTTCTCTGCGTGGCGAATTCGGCGCGCTCTCAGATGGCCGAAGGACTTGCTCGGCATATTTTTGGGCCAGAAGTCGAGGTCCAGTCGGCGGGCTCAGCACCCTCGAGGGTCAATCCCTATGCGATCAAAGCTATGGCGGAGCTGGGGATTGATATCACAAAACAGCGCTCAAAATCCGTCCGGAGCATTGACCCTGAAGGTGTGGACCTTGTGATTACACTCTGTGCCGAAGAGGTTTGCCCGGTGTTCTTATCGAGCGCCCCACGGCTTCACTGGCCTCTGAGTGATCCGGACAGAAAGCATGAAGAATTGAGCGACGAGGAGCGTTTGGAGCATTTCCGAGTGGCGCGCGACGAGATTGCGTCCCGCCTTCGAGAGTTGGTGAGTACACGAGATGAGGATTCGAAATGA
- the arsB gene encoding ACR3 family arsenite efflux transporter — MGIFEKFLSLWVALAIAAGVGLGMLFPAAFEMVASLEWARVNLIVAVLIWLMVYPMMLKVEPSCLKDVGKRPKGLALTLVVNWLIKPFSMAALGILFFEHVFAGLVPVEDAQQYIAGMILLGVAPCTAMVFVWSNLTNGDANYTLVQVSVNDLILVFAFAPITALLLGVTDLSVPWETLVTSVLVFVVVPLGAGMLTHRALKSKGPNAIEKLAERLKPTSILGLLLTVVLLFGFQAETIIAQPGRVLLIAIPLTIQSYGIFAVAYGMARVLKLPFEVAAPAAMIGTSNFFELAVAVAISLFGLSSGAALATVVGVLIEVPVMLSLVALANRTQGWFPKTA; from the coding sequence ATGGGTATTTTTGAGAAATTCTTGTCGTTGTGGGTGGCCTTAGCGATAGCCGCCGGAGTAGGGCTTGGCATGCTCTTTCCGGCAGCATTTGAGATGGTCGCGAGCCTTGAGTGGGCTCGAGTGAATCTTATTGTGGCAGTGCTGATTTGGTTGATGGTCTACCCGATGATGCTCAAGGTTGAGCCTTCGTGCCTCAAAGACGTTGGCAAACGTCCTAAGGGGCTCGCACTAACCTTAGTGGTTAACTGGCTGATCAAACCCTTTTCGATGGCCGCTCTTGGGATTCTCTTCTTTGAACATGTGTTTGCGGGACTCGTTCCTGTGGAGGACGCGCAACAATATATCGCGGGCATGATTCTCTTGGGTGTTGCGCCGTGTACGGCGATGGTTTTTGTGTGGAGCAATTTGACCAATGGGGATGCGAATTACACCTTGGTTCAAGTCTCGGTGAACGATCTGATTCTCGTCTTCGCCTTTGCCCCTATTACGGCTTTACTTCTTGGGGTGACCGACCTCAGCGTGCCTTGGGAGACGCTCGTGACGTCCGTGTTGGTCTTTGTGGTAGTGCCGCTTGGTGCAGGAATGTTGACGCACAGGGCGCTCAAGTCCAAGGGGCCAAATGCCATCGAAAAGTTGGCGGAGCGTCTCAAGCCAACTTCGATCCTCGGCCTACTTCTGACGGTGGTGTTGCTCTTTGGGTTTCAGGCCGAAACGATCATCGCTCAGCCAGGCCGAGTGCTATTGATCGCGATTCCATTGACCATCCAAAGTTACGGGATTTTCGCGGTGGCATACGGTATGGCGAGGGTACTCAAACTCCCCTTCGAAGTGGCTGCGCCGGCGGCAATGATCGGCACGTCGAACTTCTTTGAACTTGCGGTGGCGGTAGCGATTAGTCTCTTCGGTCTTTCATCCGGAGCCGCTTTGGCGACCGTAGTCGGAGTTCTTATCGAAGTTCCCGTGATGTTGTCTCTAGTGGCTCTGGCGAATCGCACTCAGGGTTGGTTCCCAAAAACAGCTTAG
- a CDS encoding ArsR/SmtB family transcription factor — protein sequence MAKKIETSCCPPAEPTPSVPVDELEANAKLAELSKALAHPARVAILRLLVRREGCIVGDIVDEIPLAQSTISQHLKQMKQAGLIRGDVDGPRVCYCVEPGVVALFKALVEQL from the coding sequence ATGGCTAAGAAAATCGAGACGTCCTGTTGTCCTCCGGCAGAGCCGACACCTTCGGTCCCCGTCGATGAGTTGGAAGCGAACGCGAAACTAGCGGAACTCTCCAAAGCACTTGCTCATCCAGCACGTGTGGCAATTTTGCGGCTCCTGGTAAGAAGAGAAGGCTGCATCGTTGGGGATATTGTGGATGAGATTCCACTGGCTCAATCTACGATATCTCAACATTTGAAACAGATGAAACAAGCCGGTCTGATTCGTGGAGACGTGGACGGCCCCCGGGTCTGCTATTGCGTGGAGCCTGGAGTCGTCGCCTTGTTTAAGGCCCTTGTTGAACAACTCTAG
- a CDS encoding helix-turn-helix domain-containing protein — protein sequence MDNQPHKHHAIQVIWADPSTDAILETSTEEFVGNCLLVESWVEHRLELESGLICLINAESDIANALRSRYPTKSARKIEGHLSTDFSLMGRESPIDERIINILSWLDQKEEERDWSEVEIEQALERVHLSKSRFLHLFSEEIGTPWRSYILWRRAIFAMELVLSGLSLTDASHASGYSDSAHFSRQFKDLFGYPPSLFSKVVEPIRE from the coding sequence ATGGATAACCAACCCCATAAACATCACGCCATTCAGGTGATTTGGGCAGATCCCTCAACGGACGCAATTCTAGAAACAAGTACGGAAGAGTTCGTTGGAAATTGCCTGCTGGTGGAAAGCTGGGTCGAGCACCGACTTGAGTTAGAGTCGGGCCTCATTTGCCTTATCAACGCCGAGTCGGATATCGCGAACGCCTTGCGAAGCCGTTATCCCACCAAGAGCGCGCGGAAAATCGAAGGCCACCTATCAACCGACTTTTCCTTAATGGGCCGCGAAAGCCCAATTGATGAGCGAATCATCAACATCCTCTCCTGGCTGGACCAAAAAGAAGAAGAAAGAGATTGGAGTGAGGTTGAAATCGAGCAAGCCCTCGAGCGCGTACACCTCTCAAAGAGTCGCTTTCTACATCTTTTTTCTGAGGAGATAGGCACGCCTTGGAGAAGCTATATCTTGTGGCGTAGAGCGATCTTCGCAATGGAACTCGTACTTTCAGGACTATCGCTCACTGATGCCTCCCACGCATCAGGATATTCGGATTCAGCCCACTTTTCTCGACAGTTTAAAGACCTCTTCGGCTACCCACCGTCACTCTTCTCCAAAGTGGTCGAGCCAATTCGAGAATAG
- a CDS encoding transglutaminase-like domain-containing protein: MNHLDPTPIVDFETESIQHLIEERGWRALSTFERIGAAYSFVKDEIEFGYNASDSLAASDVLNDGYGQCNTKGNLLMALLRGLDIKARFHGFTIDKSLQKGAIPTWLYALAPQRILHSWVEVYFEDSWVPLEGFILDPAYLKALQARFPNQKAFCGFAAGTPNLQEPDVEWRGQPTYIQREGIVDDFGVFDSPDDFYAQKGTNLSGVKKLAFQYVFRHAMNATVKRIRIASGSHKTMLLQDSGAVS, from the coding sequence ATGAACCACCTAGACCCAACCCCAATCGTAGACTTCGAGACCGAGTCGATTCAGCACCTAATCGAAGAACGAGGCTGGCGCGCATTGAGCACCTTCGAGCGAATCGGAGCCGCGTACAGCTTCGTAAAAGATGAAATCGAGTTCGGCTACAACGCCTCAGACAGCCTCGCCGCCAGCGATGTCCTCAACGATGGATACGGACAGTGCAACACCAAGGGAAACCTCTTGATGGCGCTCTTGCGCGGACTCGATATCAAGGCACGATTTCATGGTTTCACCATCGACAAGTCTCTGCAAAAAGGCGCGATTCCGACATGGCTCTACGCGCTTGCACCCCAACGCATTTTGCACTCTTGGGTGGAGGTCTACTTTGAAGACTCATGGGTTCCACTCGAAGGATTCATCCTTGACCCCGCCTATCTAAAGGCTCTCCAGGCGCGTTTTCCAAACCAAAAAGCGTTCTGTGGTTTTGCGGCCGGGACCCCAAATCTTCAAGAGCCGGACGTCGAGTGGCGAGGCCAGCCCACGTATATTCAGCGTGAAGGGATTGTGGACGACTTCGGTGTCTTTGATAGTCCGGACGACTTCTACGCTCAAAAGGGAACCAATCTGAGTGGCGTAAAGAAACTCGCGTTCCAATATGTGTTTCGGCACGCAATGAATGCAACGGTTAAAAGGATACGGATAGCCTCAGGGAGCCACAAAACCATGCTTCTCCAAGATTCTGGAGCCGTCAGTTGA
- the modA gene encoding molybdate ABC transporter substrate-binding protein: MIKWPFLLWVCVFFLSGCEKSNSRQELVVFAASSLRESFEALEVDFESTHPEVDVKLVFAGSQALRLQIENGARASVFASANVEHMGALREAGKVGEPTVFARNALVVIVPNDSTIQTFEDVKNVSRIVIGAENVPVGRYAREVMRRSGARYNVVSEESNVRLVRSKVELGEADAAFVYKTDVLGRSRVRAVEIPPELNVMADYPIADVQPSYQLADHFLRFVLSTDGSRILEKHGFVAP, from the coding sequence GTGATCAAGTGGCCGTTTCTTTTGTGGGTCTGCGTCTTTTTCCTCTCGGGGTGCGAGAAGTCCAACTCCCGCCAAGAACTCGTCGTGTTTGCGGCGTCCTCGCTCAGGGAGTCTTTTGAGGCCCTTGAAGTTGATTTTGAGTCCACCCACCCAGAGGTTGACGTTAAGCTCGTGTTTGCGGGTAGTCAGGCCCTGAGGCTGCAGATCGAGAACGGGGCTAGGGCGTCCGTTTTTGCGTCGGCGAACGTCGAACATATGGGCGCACTCCGTGAGGCGGGCAAGGTGGGCGAACCCACCGTTTTTGCTCGAAACGCACTTGTTGTAATCGTCCCAAATGACTCCACGATTCAAACTTTCGAAGACGTTAAGAACGTAAGCAGAATCGTGATTGGTGCTGAGAACGTGCCAGTTGGTCGCTATGCGCGCGAGGTCATGCGGCGAAGCGGCGCGCGCTACAATGTGGTCTCGGAGGAATCCAATGTTCGGCTGGTTCGCTCTAAGGTCGAGCTCGGCGAAGCTGATGCTGCCTTTGTTTACAAGACAGATGTGTTGGGAAGGTCACGTGTTCGGGCGGTTGAGATACCACCTGAACTCAACGTAATGGCCGACTATCCGATTGCGGACGTCCAGCCCTCCTACCAACTCGCAGATCACTTTCTTCGTTTCGTGCTCTCAACTGACGGCTCCAGAATCTTGGAGAAGCATGGTTTTGTGGCTCCCTGA
- a CDS encoding RNA recognition motif domain-containing protein — protein MGSIAQGFFVSTKNGIQQGCTRKGFMSNKLFVGGLSWGTESDSLKSAFEEYGTVTDAVVITDRDTGRSRGFGFVTFDSNEDAKAAISAMDQSDLDGRTLNVNMARDRR, from the coding sequence TTGGGCAGTATCGCTCAAGGTTTTTTCGTTTCTACAAAAAATGGCATCCAACAGGGATGCACAAGGAAAGGTTTTATGTCGAACAAATTGTTTGTAGGTGGTCTTAGCTGGGGAACCGAATCTGATTCTCTTAAATCAGCATTCGAAGAGTACGGTACCGTGACTGACGCTGTTGTCATCACCGACCGTGACACCGGGCGAAGCCGCGGCTTTGGATTCGTTACTTTCGATAGTAACGAAGATGCCAAAGCAGCCATTTCAGCCATGGATCAAAGTGATCTTGATGGCCGTACACTTAACGTGAACATGGCTCGCGACCGCCGTTAA
- the hydA gene encoding dihydropyrimidinase, whose amino-acid sequence MGLLIKGGEIVTASSRYVADIWCEGETITRIEKDIDPPAGAEVIDATGKFVFPGFIDPHVHIHLPFMGTFAKDTHTTASIAALVGGTTTYIEMCCPSREDDALEGYELWKNKAEGKSACDYTFHMAVSKFDEKTEAQLREIVKDGMTSFKVFLAYKDFFGVYDEELYKTLKLAKELDVIVTAHCENAELVFQLQQQLLSEGKTGPEWHEPSRPERVEAEGTSHFASFLEMTGARGYVVHLSCRAALEAAVAARDRGVDITVETVIPHLIFDKTYAERDNFEGAKWVMSPPLREKSNQPYLWNALNSGAIDTIGTDHCPFDLEQKDMGKGDFTKIPNGIPGIEDRVNLLYTYGVSRGNLDIHRFVDSASTKAAKLFDLFPKKGCIAVGSDADLVVYDPNYRGKISAETHQVNNDYSGFEGFEIDGKPSVVTVRGQVAVRDGKFVGDTSRGQLLRRR is encoded by the coding sequence ATGGGATTGTTGATCAAAGGTGGAGAAATCGTGACCGCAAGTTCACGATACGTGGCAGATATTTGGTGCGAAGGCGAGACCATCACCAGAATTGAAAAAGACATCGACCCACCGGCTGGTGCCGAAGTCATCGATGCCACCGGGAAGTTCGTATTTCCTGGCTTTATCGACCCGCACGTTCATATCCATCTTCCGTTCATGGGGACCTTCGCGAAGGATACTCACACAACGGCGAGTATTGCTGCGCTGGTCGGGGGCACCACGACCTATATCGAGATGTGCTGCCCCTCAAGAGAAGATGACGCTCTCGAAGGCTATGAGCTCTGGAAGAACAAGGCCGAAGGCAAGAGCGCCTGCGATTACACCTTCCACATGGCGGTGTCGAAGTTCGATGAAAAGACCGAAGCTCAACTTCGAGAAATCGTCAAAGACGGCATGACCTCGTTCAAGGTCTTCCTCGCGTACAAAGACTTCTTTGGGGTGTACGACGAAGAGCTCTACAAGACCCTCAAGCTCGCGAAGGAACTCGACGTTATCGTCACTGCCCACTGCGAGAATGCCGAGCTCGTTTTCCAACTTCAGCAGCAGCTCTTGAGCGAAGGAAAGACTGGCCCAGAATGGCACGAGCCGAGCCGACCGGAGCGCGTTGAGGCTGAAGGAACTAGCCATTTTGCGTCCTTCTTGGAGATGACCGGAGCCCGAGGGTACGTCGTGCATCTCAGTTGCCGTGCCGCGCTGGAAGCCGCCGTGGCTGCGCGTGATCGGGGCGTAGATATCACGGTGGAGACCGTGATTCCGCATCTGATCTTCGACAAGACTTATGCTGAGCGCGACAATTTCGAAGGCGCAAAATGGGTGATGTCACCGCCTCTTCGTGAGAAGTCCAACCAGCCCTATCTTTGGAACGCGTTGAACAGCGGCGCCATTGACACAATCGGCACCGATCACTGCCCGTTTGACCTCGAACAAAAAGACATGGGTAAGGGCGATTTCACCAAGATTCCTAACGGGATTCCTGGGATCGAGGACCGCGTCAATCTCCTCTATACGTATGGGGTTTCGCGCGGAAATCTAGACATTCATCGATTCGTGGACTCCGCGAGCACCAAAGCTGCGAAGCTTTTTGATCTCTTTCCGAAGAAAGGTTGTATCGCGGTTGGTAGCGACGCTGACCTCGTGGTCTACGACCCGAACTATCGCGGGAAAATCTCGGCAGAAACCCATCAGGTCAACAATGATTACAGTGGTTTCGAAGGTTTCGAAATTGACGGTAAGCCGAGTGTGGTTACTGTGCGCGGCCAAGTCGCCGTGCGCGACGGCAAGTTCGTCGGCGATACCTCAAGAGGCCAGCTGCTTCGGCGCCGGTAG
- a CDS encoding proprotein convertase P-domain-containing protein: protein MINSSLRTTILGFSLALTVACGESDSAKPEAALPNLINGKADTSSVANRGVLEFGSETAIGNRIPEPLKFDAYEVEMAEGGIATLEVSQKGTSRGFDSLLFLYGPKDAQGGFGELIARDDDSGWGPLSRIKDFKVPQTGTYMLVVGTYEGSGFYRVQATCESGDCVPAPSPTVQECVFGGSYYDLVTKGTPATSIVQKTAVTGPSELSETQADQLVDSLVYAGFDDVDSVDKAFQTVDAGEVNVVQVWDASSRRAFEVFEYALGDTSVGAIYAAGTLNKVAVISDLDIYDCKAFVGVERQDCWTDGDCLGDLKCVGVVSQVGSCIDTGLRPEGDQLDCNSSLDCPWTNGLVCAGENFGGGICNPAWMRRHFSQVSEQSISGEVTNIELLSYGLASVHTDVSLDLFIIHPDYSQLRVTLVNPTGTESVIHDQDADAREIYLRREAIMGFPSDEDANGTWTLRIENLNPELSGTVVDFGLEITSRWD, encoded by the coding sequence ATGATCAATTCATCACTAAGAACAACGATTTTGGGCTTTTCGCTCGCTCTTACCGTAGCGTGCGGCGAATCCGATTCCGCCAAACCTGAGGCGGCACTGCCCAACTTGATCAATGGCAAGGCTGATACATCCTCAGTGGCTAACCGTGGCGTACTCGAATTCGGTTCTGAAACCGCGATTGGCAATAGAATTCCTGAGCCGCTTAAGTTCGATGCTTACGAGGTCGAAATGGCCGAAGGCGGCATCGCGACGCTCGAAGTCTCTCAAAAAGGAACAAGCCGGGGCTTCGACTCCCTTTTGTTCCTCTACGGCCCAAAAGACGCTCAGGGCGGATTTGGTGAACTCATCGCGCGTGATGATGATAGCGGCTGGGGTCCTCTTTCTCGAATCAAGGACTTCAAAGTCCCTCAGACCGGCACCTATATGTTGGTGGTCGGGACCTATGAAGGAAGCGGCTTCTACCGCGTCCAAGCCACGTGCGAGAGCGGGGACTGCGTGCCCGCGCCGTCACCGACGGTTCAAGAGTGTGTCTTCGGAGGTAGCTATTACGATCTCGTCACCAAAGGCACCCCAGCCACAAGCATTGTTCAAAAGACCGCCGTCACAGGCCCATCAGAACTCAGCGAAACACAGGCAGACCAACTCGTAGACTCCTTAGTCTACGCAGGGTTTGATGACGTCGACTCCGTGGACAAGGCATTTCAGACGGTGGACGCGGGCGAGGTCAACGTCGTTCAAGTTTGGGACGCATCGAGCCGTCGCGCCTTTGAAGTTTTTGAGTACGCACTCGGAGACACATCGGTTGGCGCCATTTACGCCGCCGGTACTCTGAACAAAGTCGCCGTGATCTCAGACCTCGACATCTACGATTGCAAGGCGTTTGTGGGCGTCGAAAGACAAGATTGTTGGACGGACGGTGACTGCCTTGGCGACCTCAAATGTGTGGGTGTTGTGAGCCAGGTCGGAAGTTGTATCGACACAGGCCTCCGACCCGAGGGTGACCAACTCGACTGCAATTCATCTCTGGATTGCCCATGGACCAACGGTCTCGTATGCGCCGGTGAGAACTTCGGCGGTGGAATTTGCAATCCAGCCTGGATGCGTCGGCATTTCTCCCAGGTATCGGAGCAATCAATCTCCGGTGAAGTCACCAACATTGAATTGCTAAGCTACGGGTTGGCATCAGTCCACACCGACGTGAGCCTCGACCTTTTCATCATCCATCCCGACTACTCCCAACTCCGCGTGACCCTCGTCAACCCAACCGGAACGGAGTCTGTCATTCATGATCAGGATGCAGACGCCCGAGAAATCTATTTGAGGCGAGAGGCCATCATGGGCTTTCCGAGCGATGAAGACGCAAACGGCACGTGGACGCTTCGTATCGAAAACCTCAACCCAGAGCTCAGCGGTACAGTGGTTGATTTCGGTCTCGAGATCACAAGCCGCTGGGATTGA